A stretch of DNA from Myxococcota bacterium:
TGCCGGGCTGACACTGGCCTGGGAGAAGGCGTCCAGCGCGAGGGGAATCCATCCGGCCTCGATGTGATCGCCGGGCTGGGGGATCGCCATGAAGCGGATGCCGAAGCGCATCAACTCCCTCGCGACGGGACGCAGTGCCTCGCCGTGCTCGGTCAGGACGTACAGGCTCGCCGGCGCGGGCGGCGGCGCTTCCTGCTGGGCGACGATCTCGCGCTCTTCGAGACGGACGAGTCGATCGGCGAGCACGCTCGAGCTGATGCCCGGCAGGCGGCGCTTCAGATCACTGAAGCGCTGGGGCCCGCAGAGGAGCTCGCGAACGATCAGCAGCGTCCAGCGCTCGCCGACGATCTCCGCCGCCCGGGCCATCGGGCAGAACTGGGCGTAGCGGAGGTCCGGCATGGCCGGATCTTATCTCGAATCCGAAGAGAAAAGTTCGAAAATCGAATTACTGAGTTCGATTTCCGATGCTGATTCCGTCAGGCGGCGCGCAGCCGCGGCGCGGCTCCCCCTCCGACCCGCGGGCCCGGTCTGAAGCGGCACTGCATGTGCTTGATTCCGTGAATGAAATTGGATGCGAGCCGGTCCGGCGGGCCGACCAGCTCGAGATCCGGCAGGCGGGTGAAGAGCTGCTCGAAGAAGAGGGCGATCTCCCGCCGGGCGAGATTCGCTCCCAGGCAGAAATGGGGTCCGGGCCCACCGAAGCCGACGTGCTCGTTCGGGCGCCGGCGCAGATCGAAGGCGAAGGGCGCATCGAAGACGGCCTCGTCGCGGTTCGCCGAGTTGTAGAAGAGCACCACCTTCTCCCCGGCGTCGAGCGCCTGCCCGCCGAGTTCGCAGGTCCGGGTGGTCGTGCGGCGCATGAAGATCACGGGGGACGCCCAGCGCACGATCTCCTCGACCGCCGTCTTCGTGACGCCCGCGAAGTCCGCCTGCCAAGCCGCGCGCTCGTCGGGGTAGTCCTGGAGCGCTCGCATGCCGTGGCTGATCGCGTTGCGGGTGGTCTCGTTCCCCGCGGTGACGAGCAGGACGAAGAAGGACGCGAGGTCGTTTTCGCTCATCCGCTGCCCGTCGATCTCGGCGTTCACGATGATCGAGGTCAGGTCGTCGCCGGGGTTCGCGAGTCGATCGGCGCGCATCTCTTTCATGAGCTCGGCGAGCGCCGAGCCCGCTCCCACCAGCGCCGTCGCAATGTCGGTGCCTTCCGGGATGAACTCGGGATCGCCCGGCCCCAGGATGATGTTCGTCTTCTCGAAGACGAAGGCGTGTTGGCTCTCGGGGATGCCCATCATCTCGCAGATGATGCGAATCGGGAACGGCGCGGAGAGGTCCGTGACGAAGTCGCACTCTCCCTTCTCGATCACCTGATCGATGGTGTGCGTGGCGGCGTCGAGGGTCATCTGCTCGAGCTTCTTCAAGCGCTGCGGCGTGAACCCGAGCGACACCAGCTTGCGTTGCCGCAGATGTTCCGGGTCGTCCATGTTGATGAAACCGCCG
This window harbors:
- a CDS encoding winged helix-turn-helix transcriptional regulator, coding for MPDLRYAQFCPMARAAEIVGERWTLLIVRELLCGPQRFSDLKRRLPGISSSVLADRLVRLEEREIVAQQEAPPPAPASLYVLTEHGEALRPVARELMRFGIRFMAIPQPGDHIEAGWIPLALDAFSQASVSPARRLRVELDDGDHPLRFLVIGGRRGTRVQDDADGPVDATLALDPFTSLGLATGLVPVDDAVRDGRLRVDGDVAAARDFPALFDLVSRLARPAHPNPEG
- a CDS encoding cytochrome P450; the encoded protein is MQPEEILALDDIDLSDPEFWVRPLVEREGAFLTLRRDRPMSFHEERVPPGGLVEQGPGYWAVTRHADVCEASRNPEIFSSAQGATSIPDLPAPFLQFFGGFINMDDPEHLRQRKLVSLGFTPQRLKKLEQMTLDAATHTIDQVIEKGECDFVTDLSAPFPIRIICEMMGIPESQHAFVFEKTNIILGPGDPEFIPEGTDIATALVGAGSALAELMKEMRADRLANPGDDLTSIIVNAEIDGQRMSENDLASFFVLLVTAGNETTRNAISHGMRALQDYPDERAAWQADFAGVTKTAVEEIVRWASPVIFMRRTTTRTCELGGQALDAGEKVVLFYNSANRDEAVFDAPFAFDLRRRPNEHVGFGGPGPHFCLGANLARREIALFFEQLFTRLPDLELVGPPDRLASNFIHGIKHMQCRFRPGPRVGGGAAPRLRAA